TGGGAAACAAGCATCAAAGTGAAAGAGGAATAATATTTATAGGGGAATTATTATTATATGGTTTTTTATAAACCAATAGAAATTATAactaaaacatattgacattatttACCAAATAATATTGTGTTTGGATATATTTGCACCATTATGTGATGtgggccatatatatatatatatatatgttttagtcAAAgtcattaattatatttatatatataattaatgacTTTGACAAAGTCATCCAAATTTAGGTTACAATAGAATTAAAATGCATCAATCACCTCTTAAAGCCAAATTAAGCAATTAGTAAAAGAGGGGTAACCGACTCAGCCATAAAAACCTTAATTTGAAGGCATTTGTCCGGTAAATTACACATTAACAAAGCTTAAATAACCCAATAAAAATATCTCCTTTTGGCCTTTTGACGAAAAATTTAGTCAACTCGGGAAGACATCTTCTTAAGCACTCTTTTGGGTAACTAAGTGCACGAGATCATCCAAGGCCGCACACGCGATGCCATGTAATCGTATTATTCTTTACGACTATGAACGGGTATTATGTGGGGCTCAATCACATGCGTCTCTGTTGTTTGCCAATTCCATGTCAAATGATACTATGCGTCAATCATATCCGTCGAATCAAAATTTTGATGGCAAATCGATCGAGGATAGACACACGAGATCATCTTACGCGCGCCTTACGTAGTGCACATTTTTTTCCACGTAATCGCGTGATCTTTATGCCTAACCTGTATTGTGTAGGCCCATCAATAGTCATGTTAACCATAGTTAATTATATTGCCTTTTGTAACTAGTTAGTTTTGGCATATTGAtccctatactttaaaaaattatattaacatatttatagttatgaaagtgaaacatttaacatcATTTCTCTTTGTATCATCGGCTCGATGAAAAATACTATCAGTGCAAAAATAATGCTAAAAAGagagataaaaaatataattttattattctcgtTGTTCAAAAGATATTAATTTCGCATATGAATAACTTATGTGACAACTTTACTATCCTTTCTCTGGTTTTGTCCTTTCCTCCGGCTTCGCTATCCTCCCAGAAGGTCTACCCAACGATGATGTCGATGGTGATCATCATCTTCTATACCGACCTTATGTGAAGTTGAAAGTATTGGGTAGGATAACGAAGCAAGAAAAATGAGATAATGTAGAAGATGAGGATCACTAGTAACACCGTCGTTGGGTAGGTCTTCCATGAGGATAATCAATTAGAGATTAAAGGATAGCCCATGCGTTAATCATATTCGTCCAATCAAATATCGAAAGTTCTACCGTATAATTGAACTTAGATTTGTGAACTTAGGATTAATGCGTTTGCAAGAAGATTAGTTCTTCGATATAGTGATAATGCTTTGCGAGTTAACTTACTACATACTAAAATACTCGCACATATAATATCATTCCGTtgattcgaatttagcatcatattgatttctagaatattaatataaattcGAGTTGTAAGTAATAAACATAATCATAAAtctgtttatttatttttttttgccgGTCGAAATAATAAGGGGAGTCGATAGGGGTATAATTGTAATTCGACAAGACTCCGAACACACGTGCGCGGCTACCCCGCGGCACGTGTACGGCCGCCCGATACGGACGACGCCCGGCTCCTAAATGTTAACGTGTCTGTATCCCCAAAGTCGGAGAAGGACGAAGTGACCTCGGGAAGTCCTCCGAATCCTCTCCGCCCTCCTCGCCAAATCCGGATTCGGGCTCCAACCCCTAGTTTTGCGATTAGACCTTTTGGTTCGTCGGAATCTAGAGTGGAGGAGGCTGACAGCGTGGAGAGGTTGCCGGGATCTGCGATCTAGGGCTTTCGGGCGGCCTTTCCCTTTGCTGGATTGTTTGATGGTTCAGTTGAGGAGTTACGAGAAGCTGCGGCCGGATTCGGGGCTGCCGATTACGAAGCCGACGCCGGCGCCTGCGGCGGCCGGGGTGAAGTTGGAGATTGAGGACCAGTTGGAGGACGAACATGGGCCGCTCGACAAGAGGCCCAAGATGGAAACTTCTCCGCCCCAGCCGGTGGATCtatcttgttctttttcttttcttgtttcaaGCGAAAGCCTCATTCTTTGGCATTCTCTGGCTTTGATTGCAGATGATTCTCGAGTAATTCCAAAAAATAGTTTGATCTGATTTATATATGTCTTCTAGGTTGGTTAATGTCGGGATACATGGTGGATGTGATTTAAGAAAGATGTGTCTACAGTTCAAACAGTTAGAAAAAAagtcatcttttttttctttttgttttgcatTTTTGGAATCTTGAAGTACCAGATAACTATTGAAACTTTGGCAGTTCTGTGAGAGGCTTCCATCTTTTACATCTTTTATACTGCATTTCTGTTGAATTATTGGTGGTTGGCTGAAAAGTTTCGTCATTTTGTCTTCCCTGGAACAAACGGTTAAGTGTTGAACTTGTGAGGCCGATGCTCCTTTTTCATGATAAAAGAATAATGTCGAGCTTTGAGAATCAAGCTTTTTTATGGAGAATGTTTGTTTTGCGTTCTCCCTTATTCTTCTTAATATGCTGAATGTGATTTCAGCCACGCGAGTCACAAGTGAGCTTGGATGTTCTGTCCTGGGAAATTTGTTATGCTTTCTTATTTCCAAAATCTGTTTGTCAAGACACATGTATTATCTAGTTTTGGAAAATTATTTACTAAGTTGGTGTCTTATTGCAGTGGGGAATTGGTGGAAGTATGCCTCCAACAGAGCTCATTCAAAACAATCTGCTAAATGAGCCTAGCCCATTGGGTCTTCACCTGCGGAAGAGTCCATCACTGCTGGACTTAATTCAGATGAGGTTGTCCCAAGCAAGTGCGAGTGTGAAGTCATCTGTCATGAGGAATGAGAGCTTAGAGGATGTGAAAAATGAAGATTTTAAGTCTACTGGTGCTTTAGCCAACATTGAGAAGATGAAAGCATCAAACTTTCCAGCTTCCCTTTTAAGGATTGGAACGTGGGAGGTAATTCATTTGTTTCCTTTGGAATCTTGTTATTTTCTTTGCTCTTAACTTAGTGAACGAAAATTAAAGAAATACTgcactaatttatttatttattttttgaatctttttattttctttgttcgTAACTTAGTGAATGAAAGATAAAGAATAATGCACTTAGCATCATATGATTACTTTGGAGTTTGGTAAGTTTTTTTTTCCCACTTCCTTAGCCGAATCCAGTCACACAGATATTACTTTTGTTTTCTGTGGATGGTAGTTATTATAAATCTGAAATCTAACCGTGCATGATTGCAGCAATTTTCTGGTGATGGTTTCTTGAGTTCTGTGCAATTAGTTCAGAACTGTAGAATCTGAAGGAGCACCTCTTTCCTTCTTTTCGACATCTAACATGCTAGAGGATTTAGCTGTGTCTTGCCTGTGTTGGGAAGCCACAGGCATGGCTTTCCAATCTATGAAGGAGAGTTGTTGTCCATTTCCATGCAATTATAAGCATGACTACTATATATTATATTGCTGGCTTAATTTGCAGCATACAGCATGTTGTATTTTTGTTTGCTATTTTTTAGAGGATGGGCAATTTGTTGACTCTGTGGTTTTCGGGTTGGTGGAATTAGAAATGATTAATCTATTTCCTTTTACTATAGTATGCATCAAGGTATGAAGGAGATTTAGTAGCCAAGTGCTACTTTGCAAAGAGGAAGCTTGTCTGGGAGATTCTTGAAGGTGGTCTTAAGAGCAAGATTGAGGTCCAGTGGTCAGATATCACAGCCCTTAAGGCAACTTGTCCAGAGCATGGTCCAGGGACTTTGGATTTAGTGGTAACATTATTTTGGTGTCAGTAAATTAGTGTTAGTAAATTTCATTGATTTTCTAAGATTTTATATCTTTTGTGCAGTTGGCTAGGCAGCCTCTTTTCTTTAGGGAGACTAATCCACAGCCTAGAAAGCATACCCTGTGGCAGGCTACTTCAGATTTCACTGATGGGCAAGCAAGCAAACACAGGTAAATGAGATATTCTTTGTGCTGGTTAATTGATTGTGATCAGGACTTTACTGTTGCTACAGTAACTGAGAACACAATTTAATTTCACGGTTTAATTTGTTCCCTTTCTTGAATGTTCCTGCGTTTAGAAATCAATTTCGAAGTTTAATGATGCCTTTTTCTGTCTGCTTATGGATTTGGTCAAATTGGTCACAAGTGGGATTTTACTTTCCCTATCGTGATTATATATCAATCTTATGCCTCGTGGTGTACATGCCAATTAATCAGTAAATTGGAAGCGAGCTTGCAATTTGAGGTTCTTTGggaattttgcttctttttttttattggtcTACACTAGTAGCAAGTTCTGATATACTTGTATTCAGGAGGCATTTTCTGCAATGTCCGCAAGGTTTATTAAACAAGCATTTTGAGAAGCTTATCCAATGTGATCCACGATTATATGCACTAAGTCAAGAACTTGATATCATTTTGAAAAGCCCATTTTTTGAACCAAAGATCTCTATGTTTGAGGACCCAGATGAATATAAGTGCCACCCATTTGATAAGCTGAAGGATGAATATGGATCtgcaattcaaaattttcaagatTCTGCATTGGCTTGTGCTGGCACATCAATTTCTGCCAAGAGTGAAATCAGAGAATCTACTGGTGCATTATCTGATATTTCTATCGGCAAAATCCACTCACCAAGCTCAGGTAGCTCCGCATCCCATTTCTATAATAGTTTATCTGTGTTATgataatttaagaaaataaatatgtTGCACTTTCTACTTTATTAAGTGCTTGCCGTTGTTACTTACCAATGAAAACTTAGTTGAAGCACATTGTTCCTTTAGTTACCAGTAGGCTTCTCCATTTTTACGAGGCACAATTTTTCTGCTTATCTTGTTTGGTTCTTTTGGATGATATCTAGCATTTGTTATTTGAAccccaaagaaagaaaaatacacaCTAAATTTTACTTGAAATAAGATAAATCTGAAGTCAGCATTCTGACCCATGTGTTCCAACATTAGTACCAACCTTTTCTTTGGCATAGTACAATATTTTGCATGTAGTGAGGACATCTAAATTGTCTCTTTATCATTCTTTGGATCTTTAGATGTTTCTCTATGTTAATTTATCAAATCTTCTGTGCTTCTAAATTTATTCCTATATAGTTCATATTACTAGCTTCTTATTTACTAGGAAATGATACTTGCTAGTACTCATTTGGATTTTGGAGTGTCTAAACCCCATCTCTGACTGCAATGCAATATATTGTTTGCAAATTTTCATTGTTTTATGATCTTCTACTTTGTGTTTCAGTGATGGATCATATTTCAGTGGAAACTGATGAGAGAAAGAACCATAACTGCTGGGATGAGTTAAAGTACGCTGGACTCAAGCCTTCGATGTCAATTAGTGACTTTGTAAGTCAAATAGAAAATTGCATTTCGGAGCAAATCAGTTCGGGGAATCCACAATTACCTGGTACTATACCCGACAAGAAAATGTTGGAAGAGTTGGCTCAATGCCTCTTCAGCGATTCCCAGATGCCCACCTCTGATGAAAAAACTGTCATGACGAAGGTAAACTCGTTTTGCTGTCTTCTTCAGAAGGATGCTGCCTCAGTCCAAAGCCATCAGATGAATGCTGGTGGCACTTCAGCTGATGATAGTGGCTCCCAGGATGGTGTGTCAGAGAAGCACACACATTCTCTTGAAGATGAGTTCGACAATACCTCAGGTCTCAAGACActggcaaacatctcgaggaaagatTCGTTCGGGGAGCTGCTGATGCATCTCCCTCGTGTCGCCTCATTGCCTCAGTTCTTGTTCAATATcacagaagatgaagaagatagcTGTCCATCAAACTGACTTTCTCCCAGATGAACATTTAGACTGTATCTTTCCCTCTTTTTCTGTATAGAAAtggtataaataaatattagggTTTCAGAAGTTGATAACAGGATGAAGTTCCATCAATGTATATGTGCTTTCATGaagtgtatgtatatgtgtatttgGTCATGTTGCTGGATAAGCTGTGTTGGAAGCCCAAACTTTGGTGATGCTATTGGCCAAACCGGCTGAAGAATTGTACTCAGTCACCTTTGTAAGACTTCAATCGTACTTTTCAATGTAGGCctcatttttcttcatcttcAAGAAATGCTCATTGCACAAAGTTCATAGTGCCATATGCTGCAAGGATGCCTCCTTGTTTCTGTGCCTCCGTGAATGCTATGGAAAATTTCTTGATTATTAGGCCGTGCTCGCAGAACTTAAAAATAGTTAATGAGGATGTTCATATAAAGTTGGCAGAGATTTGTACATAGAAAAATTCTTAAAGATAGGTATGGATTTTATAGTAGTTTGCACGGTTTTCTAAACATAATTGGCAAAAGTTCTCTTCACAATTTATATATGTTTTTTAAATAGCAAGCAATTTATGACTAAggtcttttatattttaaaggaTGAGATTATCTTTCATCTTATTATGATTGTCTTTGCCTCATCGTGCTATGGGTTATCGTGGTCGCTCCAGCGTCTTTTAGGAATCACCCCCATAGTGATGTCGTTATATCGACCTTTACTTCGTTTTGTCATGACAAAAATCGTCGTTGTGATGGGTAATTGCCCCCGAGTCATTCCTCGATTCTTTCAACGAAGGTATGAATGACAAGGTAGAATCAATCACGACGAAGGAGGTCCCAATCATGTTACGAAACCTATAGCACACCTATTGCTTATTTTGTAACAGTAAATTAGTGAGCTTCATAATGAGATTCCGcagcatgataaaatatttatttctatttttttttattatagttcAGCTTGGCTGGCTGGCTGGATAGTTGATTCCCTACGTTGACTGCGCCACCACGTTTCGTTTTGTTTCATTGTGGACATGCTTTGTGTTAGAAGaattttatcaaaataataataatttatgagCACTTACACTTGCTCATTGTTAGGAAATGCTTAATAATGAGTACAATTATATAAAGGGCCATATGACCATTTCACTTGCTCAGAGTTTATTTGCTAGATCAAGATGCATGATCCTGGTGTTTTAGTAAAGAATACTATTCACATTTCAAGCATGACAAAAAGAATTGAAGATTACAACCATCAAAACAAAAGAAGCCATATGCTCTACCATCATCTGCTAACCactcaaaaagagaaaaaaaacaatGAAAACTTCTATCTTCCTTCAAAAAGAGAACTCCAAGAAAATTGTAAGACACATTTTCCGCATATCAACAGCAAATCACATTAAGCAGAGGAGCAAAAAGCTCAGGTAGCATAGTGTCTCAGTTTAGCAACAAAACTCTTCACTGATATATGATACATTCCATTTTAGACACAATAAATGTAGTTTTACACACCATTGATCCTATATCTTCTTGAGGGATTTATTGTGAAGCCAATCTCTTAAGGTGCTGGAACATCCGATGTTTGATCCACAGCCGATCGTATGGTAGATAAGCCTGAATTGAGTGGTCAAAGCTGCAAGCAGAAAACAAAAGGCACAGTTGATTAAGTAGGTAAAATAAAATGAGTGAAGCAGGAGAGTGTAAATGATACACACATCAACGCGCTAAGGTCTGCCAGGCCGTCGATGAAATTATAAAGATCAGAAATGTCATAAGTGATGTTTTGGATGGTTGGATTTATTTCCTTCAGTTTTCTTTCGTACAACCCACAGATCCCTGTGAATGAGAAATAAGGTGGGTGAAACACTTGAGACTTCAATCTTCATTAAGAACAAAAGCCAAGTCATTAGGaaacaacaaaaggtggaatgacTACCAACTAGGCCATCAGGAAGAAAGCATATAACCAAGGCATTAATTAGGGCATGCCACAAAACTTATCTTGAGACGTAGATGTTACTATCATCCTAAGAACTGTGTCCTCGCTATATAAAGAATTTCAACCAAATTAAAATACATCAGTATCTGAAAGAACCAAGGAAACATTTTCAATGACTTCCTTACAAATTGCATTGACTTAATATAACTACCATGTTGTTTTAAATTTTAACCAGCTTGCTGTGATAGTTAAATAGTTGTTTCCCCAATAGTAACTTGAAACTGTAGCCAATTGCAGTTCAAATAACAAAAAATATCCCAACTTCTATGGATGGGCGATAATAACCCTCACTCGAGTCCATATATCTGCAATGTGCTGCAACAAGGATTCAACACAATGATATCAACCATTTTTTAATTACATAAATTTGATAcattttttgaaataaaataaaccaaaacaaacttaatAACTTGAAAAGACATTGTAAACTGTTCCTGACAATTTCTGATGGATAGTGCAAGAATTATCTGGCAGGATGAATTTACATAAATTATGTGCATATAAATTTCATGAATTCCTACGTAAATCAAGCATATTTCATGAATTGAACATGTGTTATAACCTTCATTACATGTCAATTtccattttataaatatattaaccACTGAATCCAAGTGAAGGTGAAATCATTAATTTCCTATGAATAACAATGACATGAAAATTTAAGAACTCTCTGAAATAAACAGAATATCACAGATAAGAAATGTCCAGTGATGCAGCTTAAATGAACAATTTTGAAAATTTCAGCATCTTGAGACATAAGTGACTGTACCATCCATAGCCTGACTAATAGAACCATAATCCATGAAAGTTCTGGTTGCCCTGTTAGGAGATGACTGCATCAGAACAATGGTGTGTCTATTTGCCTGCATATTTGGCAACCACACCAACCATTATATATCCAAATATCTTCATTAGAGATTAAATTTAGTAAACTATGAAGCATAACAGACAACTGAAACATGAGTAGTAAGAATCCCTGTTCTGAGTTTCTGTCAAATCAATAGTTTACCGCTTTTTTACAGTTGATATATGGCTATCCTACTATCTCAATTTTGAACTCAGTTACTCAGCATACGTAAATTGGTACAATCAGGAGAGATCTCCAACTGAAAACATCCAGCCAAACAAGTTTTGGATGAttcaggaaagaaaagaaaatttaacTTAGCTCAGACATCTACATGCGGCTTCTGACATCACCATTGAGCTGGGCCAGTTTTTAATGATGAAGGGAAGAAGTTACATGCAGCTTGCAAGATAGGGCATTGAGCTGGCCCAGCATAATGCTTATCATTACAAATAGCATCACACATATTGGTAAGACATCGAAATAGAGTTCAAGACTTGAAACATGAATATCATGTTGATAAAATCTATTTATATGGACCAAGTAGCCCCTGAAAAAATTCATAGCTGCTATCTCTTCTCAGAGATCTAATGTATGAAACCCACAGAAGTACCACACAATATAATGTATCAATGCTTAGAATGTTCTTTTTAAGAtatatgatgaaatgattccaTATCTGAGCTTGTCTCGATGCAAAACCGCAAGGATGTCCAAGCAACAAATGCAGATCCACTGTGCAATGGCAAATTACAAAATTCTTTATGCAGTACTCTCCCAGTCAGTAGACGTTGGTATACATTCGCACCTGTTTTTGTGAAGCTGTCAATGTAGAAAATATTTCTTCCAAATATGCATCAAGAAGCTTCCTAGCTTATCCTAAGTCTATAAACACTACTTTATATCATAATTTGCTGACATATAGGAAATAGGAGACAATGAGAAGATACTTTTTCACAATTAGAAAGGAAGCTTTAGCAAAATAAGATAATGAGTGAATACTTGTTTGCCATTGTTGCTATGTAGAATAGCAATAATAGAAAACAACAGAAGCTTAAGCATGCAGCCAGGCAAATATCTAGTTGCAAAATTAAATTCAGAGTATCAACATGGCAAACATCCAAATGTACTTATAGTGGCAGGCTGCTATTACAATTGCAATTCTGATATGAAAACTCATACTGCAGCTTGGGTTAAGGCTAATCAAGTAGGACTAAGTAGAGTTCTAGGTTAAGTATATTTCGGCCACCAAATTGGATAAAGCTAAGTCTACAATTAGGTCAGATTGGTCTGCACCTCAACAAGAGCCGCAACAGACATAAGTTGAGAACATTCCCAAAGCCTGCCTCCGCCTTCATGTTCAAAGCCAATCCAGCCTGTTCAAGATCGAATTGCACCATAATTGGGACTGAGCTGATTGGTCTAGTCAGCAGTTTTCATCAGAATCTTTATGTCGCACTTTAGCTAATTATAGTCCTATTTGATTCATGTTCAAGTTCAACAAAGGCATAAATTTATTATAGGAAAGCAGTAAAACTTAACAGAATAAATCAATTTAGGTTGTCTGGTGGTGTACAAAAAGATTTCAAAGGGAAATTATGTGTGTATGAAAAAATGCTGATGGCATCAAACATATTTTACTTTCTAATACATTCAATGCATGTTGTATCGGCTTCTTCTTTACATTCTATATCTAATCTTGTCTGCTACTCACTTCTCCCCCTCTGTAAACTTTCCTAATTTACAAATTGTGAGTTCTTAACTTCAGGTTACACCATATATGTAGGTCCAGCTAATCAAAAGCGCACACAAAGGTATATACTGCCAGATAAATTTAACCAAAGTTGGTTGGCGATACATAAAGTTTAGACTTCTTTGGATACCAAACAAGAAAACAAACATAAAAAACAAACAAGTTTTGAAGAATACCAACAAGAAACCAAAACATATAATATGCATGTTACAATGAAACAAAGATGATAATATCCATGTGAATTTCTTTAGTCCAAAGgatttaaaaggaaaataaacaaaaagaatttgTCGGTCTTATTTGTTGTTAAAGTGAAATGATACAACGACAAACAAACATCTGGACACAAATATCCTTTTTAT
The DNA window shown above is from Musa acuminata AAA Group cultivar baxijiao chromosome BXJ2-4, Cavendish_Baxijiao_AAA, whole genome shotgun sequence and carries:
- the LOC135609915 gene encoding uncharacterized protein LOC135609915 isoform X1, giving the protein MVQLRSYEKLRPDSGLPITKPTPAPAAAGVKLEIEDQLEDEHGPLDKRPKMETSPPQPVDLSCSFSFLVSSESLILWHSLALIADDSRWGIGGSMPPTELIQNNLLNEPSPLGLHLRKSPSLLDLIQMRLSQASASVKSSVMRNESLEDVKNEDFKSTGALANIEKMKASNFPASLLRIGTWEYASRYEGDLVAKCYFAKRKLVWEILEGGLKSKIEVQWSDITALKATCPEHGPGTLDLVLARQPLFFRETNPQPRKHTLWQATSDFTDGQASKHRRHFLQCPQGLLNKHFEKLIQCDPRLYALSQELDIILKSPFFEPKISMFEDPDEYKCHPFDKLKDEYGSAIQNFQDSALACAGTSISAKSEIRESTGALSDISIGKIHSPSSVMDHISVETDERKNHNCWDELKYAGLKPSMSISDFVSQIENCISEQISSGNPQLPGTIPDKKMLEELAQCLFSDSQMPTSDEKTVMTKVNSFCCLLQKDAASVQSHQMNAGGTSADDSGSQDGVSEKHTHSLEDEFDNTSGLKTLANISRKDSFGELLMHLPRVASLPQFLFNITEDEEDSCPSN
- the LOC135609915 gene encoding uncharacterized protein LOC135609915 isoform X2, translated to MVQLRSYEKLRPDSGLPITKPTPAPAAAGVKLEIEDQLEDEHGPLDKRPKMETSPPQPWGIGGSMPPTELIQNNLLNEPSPLGLHLRKSPSLLDLIQMRLSQASASVKSSVMRNESLEDVKNEDFKSTGALANIEKMKASNFPASLLRIGTWEYASRYEGDLVAKCYFAKRKLVWEILEGGLKSKIEVQWSDITALKATCPEHGPGTLDLVLARQPLFFRETNPQPRKHTLWQATSDFTDGQASKHRRHFLQCPQGLLNKHFEKLIQCDPRLYALSQELDIILKSPFFEPKISMFEDPDEYKCHPFDKLKDEYGSAIQNFQDSALACAGTSISAKSEIRESTGALSDISIGKIHSPSSVMDHISVETDERKNHNCWDELKYAGLKPSMSISDFVSQIENCISEQISSGNPQLPGTIPDKKMLEELAQCLFSDSQMPTSDEKTVMTKVNSFCCLLQKDAASVQSHQMNAGGTSADDSGSQDGVSEKHTHSLEDEFDNTSGLKTLANISRKDSFGELLMHLPRVASLPQFLFNITEDEEDSCPSN
- the LOC103981293 gene encoding enhancer of rudimentary homolog isoform X2 is translated as MSVAALVEANRHTIVLMQSSPNRATRTFMDYGSISQAMDGICGLYERKLKEINPTIQNITYDISDLYNFIDGLADLSALIFDHSIQAYLPYDRLWIKHRMFQHLKRLASQ
- the LOC103981293 gene encoding enhancer of rudimentary homolog isoform X1 codes for the protein MMCEEKRIFEPQLLSFVDPEELHESWIGFEHEGGGRLWECSQLMSVAALVEANRHTIVLMQSSPNRATRTFMDYGSISQAMDGICGLYERKLKEINPTIQNITYDISDLYNFIDGLADLSALIFDHSIQAYLPYDRLWIKHRMFQHLKRLASQ